In Haloplanus rubicundus, one DNA window encodes the following:
- a CDS encoding NADH-quinone oxidoreductase subunit D: MTAQQLPPRPESTTDRSLADLLSPYATDRDDHLNAPAFVVRPDEVAAALSTLRDEAGFDHCACVTAQEYADRYETIYHLRRYDDPTDEVSVVVPAPKADPTSESATSVYETAAWHEREAYDLVGIEYADHPDLRRILLPETWQGHPLSLDYDQNRPQVVRYDENANPVAADDSHGETMFLNIGPHHPATHGVLHLETVLDGEQVVDVDPDIGYIHRCEEQMAQSGTYRYQIMPYPDRWDWGGAGLLNEWAYARVAEDLADVDVPEYAQVVRTMSAELSRILSHLLAVGTYALDVVGDFTATFMYAINDRETVQNILEDLTGQRLMFNYFRLGGVVWDLPDPREDFFEGVRALLDNLPERLEEYHDLLTSNEILQVRTVDTGVLSPEVAKQYGCTGPVARGSGIDYDLRRDDPYGYYDELDWDVVTADGCDNYARLLVRLQEMEESAKIIEQCVDLLEDWPEDDRTIQSNVPRTIRPDDDTEVYRAVEAAKGELGIYVRADGTEKPARFKIRGPSFSNLQALPEMAEGEYVPDLIASLGSLDTIMGEVDR; the protein is encoded by the coding sequence ATGACCGCACAGCAACTGCCGCCGCGACCCGAATCGACGACCGACCGCTCGCTCGCCGACCTGCTCTCCCCGTACGCCACCGACCGCGACGACCACCTGAACGCCCCGGCGTTCGTCGTCCGTCCCGACGAGGTGGCGGCGGCGCTGTCGACGCTCCGCGACGAGGCTGGATTCGATCACTGCGCCTGCGTCACTGCACAGGAATACGCGGACCGCTACGAGACGATCTATCACCTCCGGCGGTACGACGACCCGACCGACGAGGTGAGCGTCGTCGTTCCGGCGCCGAAGGCCGATCCGACGTCGGAGAGCGCCACCTCCGTCTACGAGACGGCAGCCTGGCACGAACGCGAGGCCTACGACCTCGTTGGCATCGAATACGCCGACCACCCGGACCTCCGTCGCATCCTCCTCCCCGAGACGTGGCAGGGGCATCCCCTCTCGCTCGACTACGACCAAAATCGTCCCCAGGTCGTCCGTTACGACGAGAACGCGAATCCCGTCGCCGCCGACGACAGTCACGGCGAGACGATGTTTCTCAACATCGGGCCCCACCATCCGGCGACACACGGCGTTCTCCACCTCGAAACCGTCCTCGACGGCGAACAGGTTGTCGACGTCGACCCGGATATCGGCTACATCCACCGCTGTGAGGAGCAGATGGCACAGTCCGGCACGTACCGCTACCAGATCATGCCCTACCCCGACCGCTGGGACTGGGGCGGTGCCGGCCTGCTGAACGAGTGGGCGTACGCCCGCGTCGCGGAGGATCTCGCGGACGTCGACGTGCCCGAATACGCGCAGGTCGTCCGGACGATGAGCGCGGAACTCTCGCGAATCCTGTCGCACCTGCTCGCGGTCGGGACCTACGCCCTCGACGTGGTTGGCGACTTCACCGCGACGTTCATGTACGCGATCAACGACCGCGAGACGGTCCAGAACATCCTCGAAGACCTCACCGGGCAGCGTCTGATGTTCAACTACTTCCGTCTCGGCGGGGTGGTCTGGGACCTCCCCGACCCCCGTGAGGACTTCTTCGAGGGAGTCCGTGCGCTCCTCGACAACCTCCCCGAACGGCTGGAGGAGTATCACGACCTCCTCACGTCGAACGAAATCCTGCAGGTTCGCACCGTCGATACGGGCGTCCTGTCGCCGGAGGTGGCCAAACAGTACGGCTGTACCGGTCCCGTGGCCCGCGGGTCGGGGATCGACTACGACCTCCGCCGGGACGACCCCTACGGGTACTACGACGAACTCGACTGGGATGTCGTCACGGCGGACGGCTGTGACAACTACGCACGGTTGCTCGTCCGCCTGCAGGAGATGGAGGAGTCGGCGAAGATCATCGAGCAGTGCGTCGACCTGCTGGAAGACTGGCCCGAGGACGACCGGACGATACAGAGCAACGTCCCGCGGACGATCCGACCCGACGACGACACGGAAGTGTATCGCGCCGTCGAGGCCGCGAAGGGCGAACTCGGCATCTACGTTCGGGCGGACGGCACGGAGAAGCCGGCCCGCTTCAAGATCCGTGGGCCGTCGTTCTCCAACCTCCAGGCACTCCCCGAGATGGCCGAAGGCGAGTACGTCCCCGACCTGATCGCGTCGCTCGGAAGCCTCGATACGATCATGGGTGAGGTCGATCGCTGA
- the pstB gene encoding phosphate ABC transporter ATP-binding protein PstB codes for MTDNPEQEYATEESTDDPTTDDMLVETDVSGSVESSGPTMQANTVVRAENVDVWYNDEQALRDISLEIPENQVTAMIGPSGCGKSTFLRCINRMNDLIDAARVEGDLYLRGKNVYDDDVDPVALRRRVGMVFQSPNPFPKSIYDNVAYGLKIQNKEGDYDEIVEESLKRAALWDEVNDRLDESGLELSGGQQQRLCIARAIAPDPEVILMDEPASALDPVATSQIEDLISELAEEYTVVIVTHNMQQAARISNKTAVFLTGGELVEFDDTEKIFENPESQRVEDYITGKFG; via the coding sequence ATGACAGATAATCCGGAGCAGGAGTACGCGACCGAGGAATCGACCGACGATCCGACGACCGACGACATGCTCGTCGAAACCGACGTGAGCGGGAGCGTGGAGTCGTCGGGGCCGACGATGCAGGCGAACACCGTCGTCCGCGCCGAGAACGTCGACGTCTGGTACAACGACGAGCAGGCGCTTCGGGACATCAGCCTCGAAATCCCGGAGAATCAGGTGACGGCCATGATCGGGCCGTCGGGCTGTGGGAAGTCCACCTTCCTCCGGTGTATCAACCGGATGAACGACCTCATCGACGCCGCCCGCGTCGAGGGTGACCTCTACCTGCGCGGGAAGAACGTCTACGACGACGACGTAGACCCCGTCGCGCTCCGCCGCCGGGTCGGCATGGTGTTCCAGTCGCCGAACCCCTTCCCCAAGAGCATCTACGACAACGTCGCGTACGGCCTGAAGATCCAGAACAAGGAGGGCGACTACGACGAAATCGTCGAGGAGTCGCTGAAACGGGCGGCGCTGTGGGACGAGGTGAACGACCGCCTCGACGAATCCGGGTTGGAACTCTCCGGCGGGCAGCAACAGCGGCTCTGTATCGCCCGCGCCATCGCCCCCGACCCCGAGGTCATCCTGATGGACGAACCGGCGTCCGCGCTCGACCCCGTCGCCACCTCACAGATCGAGGACCTCATCTCCGAACTCGCCGAGGAGTACACCGTCGTCATCGTCACCCACAACATGCAACAGGCGGCGCGCATCTCCAACAAGACGGCCGTCTTCCTCACCGGCGGCGAACTCGTCGAGTTCGACGACACCGAGAAAATCTTCGAGAACCCCGAGAGTCAGCGCGTCGAGGACTACATCACCGGCAAGTTCGGCTAG
- the phoU gene encoding phosphate signaling complex protein PhoU, with translation MARTDYQSSLEELRDDVLYMSELVAERLRTGLDALERKDERLAQEVIEGDDEINQMYLELEGECVDLIALQQPVASDLRFIAASFKIITDLERIGDLAVNLGGYTLDAERDLFPDVDMQRIGMTTLEMLEDAMNAYADEDVDACYAVAERDDEVDAMCEAASEVVVRDLIEGDYLADEEDDAETKSLMQDVSRLLLTIRDLERVGDHAVNIAARTLYMAENDDELLY, from the coding sequence ATGGCGCGAACGGACTATCAGTCGTCGCTGGAGGAGCTCCGCGACGACGTTCTCTACATGAGCGAGCTGGTCGCGGAGCGGCTCCGGACGGGACTCGACGCCCTCGAACGGAAGGACGAACGACTCGCACAGGAGGTGATCGAGGGTGACGACGAGATCAACCAAATGTATCTCGAACTGGAAGGGGAGTGTGTCGATCTGATCGCGCTCCAACAGCCCGTCGCGAGCGACCTGCGGTTCATCGCGGCGTCGTTCAAGATCATCACGGACCTCGAACGCATCGGCGACCTGGCGGTCAACCTCGGCGGCTACACCCTCGACGCCGAGCGTGACCTCTTTCCCGACGTCGACATGCAGCGCATCGGGATGACGACTCTCGAGATGCTCGAGGACGCGATGAACGCCTACGCCGACGAGGACGTGGACGCGTGTTACGCCGTCGCCGAACGCGACGACGAGGTGGACGCGATGTGTGAGGCCGCGAGCGAAGTCGTCGTCCGTGACCTCATCGAGGGCGACTACCTCGCCGACGAGGAGGACGACGCCGAGACGAAATCGCTGATGCAGGACGTCTCCCGCCTCCTGCTCACCATCCGTGACCTCGAACGTGTGGGCGACCACGCCGTCAACATCGCCGCCCGCACGCTCTACATGGCCGAGAACGACGACGAACTACTCTACTAG
- a CDS encoding methyltransferase family protein, giving the protein MTPTQLAFGAGLVAAAGVYGIVCGTLLTDHEWWPPGDRTPAYYCHWTLVGVFDVALFATAVLDFGGWGLPAPASSVGLVAALLGTAVFVRSARAMDSAETMGVTGDLYTDGPYAYSRNPQYVGMIVGVSGFALAVDSALVAALAAAHVGWVLLLPRAEEPHLRAAFGDAYDRYAARVPRFVGIRTLYGRGDDEELPH; this is encoded by the coding sequence ATGACACCGACGCAACTCGCGTTCGGGGCGGGCCTCGTCGCCGCCGCGGGCGTCTACGGCATCGTCTGCGGGACGCTCCTGACCGACCACGAGTGGTGGCCACCGGGCGACCGGACGCCCGCGTACTACTGTCACTGGACGCTCGTCGGCGTCTTCGACGTGGCGCTTTTCGCCACTGCAGTCCTCGATTTCGGCGGGTGGGGGCTGCCGGCCCCGGCGTCGTCCGTCGGCCTCGTCGCCGCACTCCTCGGCACCGCCGTCTTCGTCCGGAGCGCGCGGGCGATGGACTCCGCGGAGACGATGGGCGTGACCGGTGACCTCTACACCGACGGCCCGTACGCCTACAGCCGCAACCCGCAGTACGTGGGCATGATCGTCGGCGTGAGTGGGTTCGCGCTGGCGGTCGATTCGGCGCTCGTGGCGGCCCTCGCCGCCGCGCACGTCGGCTGGGTGCTCCTCCTCCCCCGCGCCGAGGAGCCACACCTGCGCGCCGCGTTCGGCGACGCCTACGACCGCTACGCCGCCCGCGTCCCGCGGTTCGTCGGCATCCGTACGCTCTACGGACGCGGGGACGACGAGGAACTCCCCCACTGA
- a CDS encoding helix-turn-helix domain-containing protein, with protein sequence MKYVDLRIHHEAGSLHPMHAFEMRHDEIDGAALLHWNTVFDETNTMVFRIRGDPDPFRAKLDAREATVEYSLTDAEDGVFYCCVRDRATDADRNYIAAFARGTLVVVPPVEFNPDGTTDLTLVGTPADVDAAVEGLPDGLRATVRSVGPYRRRAGPTTPRLTDCQRAAVATAVDCGYYDSPRGGTVEEVAATLGVAPGTAAEHLRKAEATVMSRLVE encoded by the coding sequence ATGAAGTACGTGGACCTGCGAATCCACCACGAGGCGGGATCGCTCCACCCGATGCACGCCTTCGAGATGCGCCACGACGAAATCGACGGCGCGGCGCTGCTCCACTGGAACACGGTGTTCGACGAGACGAACACGATGGTGTTCCGGATTCGGGGCGATCCGGACCCGTTCCGGGCGAAACTCGACGCCCGCGAGGCGACGGTGGAATACAGCCTCACCGACGCCGAAGACGGCGTCTTCTACTGCTGTGTCCGTGACCGGGCGACCGACGCGGACCGGAACTACATCGCGGCCTTTGCCCGCGGGACGCTCGTGGTGGTACCGCCGGTCGAGTTTAACCCCGACGGGACGACGGACCTGACGCTCGTCGGGACGCCCGCGGACGTCGACGCTGCCGTCGAGGGGTTGCCCGACGGGCTCCGGGCGACGGTGCGCTCGGTCGGGCCGTACCGGCGACGGGCGGGGCCGACGACGCCTCGACTCACCGACTGCCAGCGTGCGGCCGTCGCGACCGCCGTCGACTGTGGGTACTACGACTCGCCGCGGGGCGGGACGGTCGAAGAGGTGGCCGCCACGCTGGGCGTCGCGCCGGGGACGGCCGCCGAACACCTCCGGAAGGCGGAGGCGACGGTGATGAGTCGTCTAGTAGAGTAG
- a CDS encoding nuclear transport factor 2 family protein, which translates to MNAAATIRDYYEALRRGEPLYPYFAERPDVVKFGVGERLVGYDAIAEGLREQTRTTEDWTVESDDLRVTERDGYAYFSDSVFMSWTDREVDHEYALTTRWSGTMERRAVGDEDDEAEWLFVGMHVSTPYVD; encoded by the coding sequence ATGAACGCGGCGGCAACCATCCGCGACTACTACGAGGCGCTCCGGCGGGGCGAGCCGCTCTACCCCTACTTCGCGGAGCGCCCGGACGTGGTGAAGTTCGGCGTCGGCGAACGACTCGTCGGCTACGACGCCATCGCCGAGGGCCTGCGCGAGCAGACCCGGACGACCGAGGACTGGACGGTCGAGAGCGACGACCTGCGGGTCACCGAGCGCGACGGCTACGCCTACTTCTCCGACTCGGTGTTCATGTCGTGGACGGACCGCGAGGTCGACCACGAGTACGCCCTCACCACGCGGTGGAGCGGGACGATGGAACGCCGTGCGGTGGGGGACGAAGACGACGAGGCCGAGTGGCTGTTCGTCGGCATGCACGTCAGCACGCCATACGTCGACTGA